The Janthinobacterium tructae genome contains the following window.
ACATGTTAACCATAAAGGCGGGGAATGGAGGAAATTTGCGACGATCTGCAGATTTGGGGGGGCGAACCTTGGATAGGGGCAACTGAACGGTTGTAGCCAGGCCCGGAGGATCAGCTTTTTCCGGGCCCCTCCACCTGCAGGCTGCGCACGCTCATGTCGATGAACGCATCCATGTAGGCGAGCGGATCGATATTCTTGACCTCGCACGGCAGGTAGGAGTGCGTCCACATCATCAGCATGGTGACGGGCGCGCTGAGGATGGTGCTGACCAGCACGGCATCGACCTGGCGAAATTCGCCCCGCTGCATGCCCCGTTCCAGCAGGCTGACGATCAGCGCATTGCCGCGCGTGACGACTTCTTCGTTGTAAAACTGCGCCAGTTCCGGGAAATTGTTCGCTTCGGCCAGCATCAGCTTGGTCAAGCCGGCCAGTTTGGTGGCGCCGAATTCTTCCCACCACTGCATCATCACCTTGCGCAACAACTCGGCGCTGCTACTGTCCGAAGCGGCCATGCTGTCTTCCGCCTCGCCGATCGACTGCACGATATTGTCGCGCACCACGGCCTTGAACAGCTCTTGCTTGTTCTCAAAGTACAGGTACAGGGTGCCTTTCGACACGCCGGCCCGTTTGGCCACATCCTCCAGGCGCGTCGATGCGAAGCCCCGTTCGACAAACAGGTCGAGGGCGGCGGCGAGCAATTCCTGCGGGCGGGCATCCTTGCGCCGCTCCCAGCGGGGCTTGGTATCAATCGGGGCTTGCATGTATCTTTCCAAGTAACTTACTTTTGAGTCATTAATAGTAGACCTGTCTACCGCCAAGGTCAAGCGCAGGCCGCCAGGCCCATCCTGCTGCCAGACGAGGAGCGCAGAAGTACACTCACACGTATACATATAAGTATCCGCACCTCGCCTGCTGGCTGACTTGCACGCTCGCCATTGTAACGCGTCGCTGTTGCAAGGCGTCCATCGGCCGGGAGTGTCCGACGCTGATGCCATGCCGCCAGCCCGTCTCAATCGCGCAAGGCTTGCGCCGGCGCCATGCGCATGGCCAACCAGGTGTGCCGCACGGTGGCCAGTAGCGCCACCAGCATGGCCAGCAGCAATGCCACCGCCAGCGGCCAGGCGCCCACCGGCGCGCGTTCGACAAAGCCGGCCAGGTAGCGCGCGATGCCCA
Protein-coding sequences here:
- a CDS encoding TetR/AcrR family transcriptional regulator yields the protein MQAPIDTKPRWERRKDARPQELLAAALDLFVERGFASTRLEDVAKRAGVSKGTLYLYFENKQELFKAVVRDNIVQSIGEAEDSMAASDSSSAELLRKVMMQWWEEFGATKLAGLTKLMLAEANNFPELAQFYNEEVVTRGNALIVSLLERGMQRGEFRQVDAVLVSTILSAPVTMLMMWTHSYLPCEVKNIDPLAYMDAFIDMSVRSLQVEGPGKS